The window aagtttaatgataaggacaaaataaagggtaaagtgaatagtacaaaaattgactttttagtataaaaatgtgatttttcgttaaagtaaacagtaccggaaacttttcgttaaagttcccttaattttaaccatacaattttattaaaaccaATCCAGAATAttctatttttttagaaaaatggaGATCTCTCTGACACAAGGGTCTGTAGATTTAAAAGGACGAATCCCCGCTATtatttccctgaaattgaaacaGCAAAACCCTTGAAATTAACAGCCCTATTCGAGCTGCTCCCATGGATCCGCCGCCGCCAGAGGCCGTCTACTACATCTGTGGAGGTATTGGTTTTCCAtttcttcgttcttcttcttcttgaggAATTACGTACAGaagaatttcaatttttaagattaaattagggtttttatgtTGTTGTAGATTGTGGGATGGAGGTTCAGTTGAAGTCCAATGACGTGATTCAGTGCCGCGAGTGCGGTTACCGTATCTTATACAAGAAGCGTACTCGCCGCAGTAAGTCCCTATATCCGTATATGCTTTAATTGTTGCGATATTGATTGATTTCTCCAAAAGGTGATTCTTTGAATTTATTTGGGGACTGGATAAACAATTCTCAGTAATCGATTTCGGATTGACAATTGTGGATACGGTAGAAGGAGTCGAATTTTTTAGCTTACTGATTTTTGTTTCTAGGGTTTGTGTCACTTTTCCAATTTCGGAGTGTGGCGTTAGTTCTAGTTTGTTGCAAATGGAGGACTTGGTTTTGGGTAGGGAATTTGTGTTTTCTGCACTGTCATTATTTAGTTTGTTTCGATTAAGATTATGTGACGGAATGTTTGGCAGTTGAGCAAATCCATAAGTCAAGTGTTACAGCTGAACTGAATCCTTACCATCCTTAAGAAGGGTTAATCATTGCATTTCCACCCAATTATTTGCTTGACTACTACTCTGATCCCATAGTCCCAATTTAGGTTTGATCAGGTGTCACGGGGGTCTGTGTGTCCTATCCTTTGGTTATTTTCTCAGTTCATATGATATCACTAGGTTCTTATTAGAACTTAAAATTGGGGTCCACTCTTTGTTCGTTCGGTTGCCAAGCTTTTAGTATAGGGTGTAGAAATGCGTTCTTCATCTTTTAATAATTAGTAGCTGTTACTTTGTAGTACTAATCAAAAGACTTATTACACCATAGCAACAGAAATTACTTGTAAGTAAAGGGGATAGGCAGCACCGGCACTGTAGAAAATAGTTATATTGATGCCAAATGGTGATGTTGACCGGAGTGAAATAAGCTTTCGGTTAGCTTTTTGGGTTATGGCTCTGAGGATTTAACAGATTGTGATTAGCCTACACCAAGATGCACCAATACTACTATTTGACTCAATCACTGAACTTAATCAGTGAGAATGCCAGACCAAAGTTTGGTAAAGAGTTGCAGCCAGTTATTTGACTTTTTTCAATTCCAAAACCGAAATCCAaagaaatatgaaaaaaattggatggGAATTGGAACGTATTTAATATTCCGAATCCGATAATTCTGAAACGTGCATAACTCTATTACATACACGTAATTATGTATTTCCGAAACTTTTTGGAATGGAATTGGAAGCATGTAGCAGTGTTGAATGCGTTCTTGCTAGCCTTACGATGGTGTATGACTTGTCGGTCCAAAGTTCCTTCTGCTGGTCTTGTGTGcgtgtatttt is drawn from Malus domestica chromosome 14, GDT2T_hap1 and contains these coding sequences:
- the LOC103449746 gene encoding DNA-directed RNA polymerases II, IV and V subunit 12; protein product: MDPPPPEAVYYICGDCGMEVQLKSNDVIQCRECGYRILYKKRTRRIVQYEAR